Proteins co-encoded in one bacterium genomic window:
- a CDS encoding DegQ family serine endoprotease: protein MLRRKFLYPLALAMILMATSVCVADKSAPDEQAEGAAGAGTDAPLSTDEINRASRGFATLARTASPAVVNIAVEKRVRTRGFNPFFGPGPNDPFHDFFERFGMPESERMQRGQGSGFIMSKDGYIITNNHVIADADKVSVKLHDEREFEATVIGADPKTDVALIKIKDPEALPVLPLGDSDGLEIGEWVVAIGNPFGLEHTVTAGIVSAKGRVLGGPYDSFIQTDASINPGNSGGPLINTRGEVIGINTLINASGQGIGFAIPINLARGIVEQLQNEGSVTRGWLGVAIQPIRDEMAGALGLASTDGALIGQVYEDSPAKKAGLRRGDVITSFDGQKVDSSRDLPSIVANTAVGKTVDVEVVRDGKAKTVRIEVGRMPDETTPAAMSEDEEKSIGLSVRDVPVEMAGELGVAPGQGAIVTDVQPGSAADEAGLRRGDVILEVAQKPVSGAGEFVEAIRNAEKGKAVLLLIQRESDTLFTTITKE, encoded by the coding sequence ATGTTGCGCAGGAAATTTTTGTATCCCCTGGCCCTGGCCATGATCCTGATGGCCACGTCGGTGTGCGTTGCCGATAAATCGGCGCCCGATGAACAGGCCGAAGGCGCCGCGGGCGCCGGCACGGACGCGCCTCTTTCGACCGACGAAATCAATCGCGCCAGCCGCGGTTTCGCGACGCTCGCACGCACCGCGTCGCCCGCCGTCGTCAATATCGCGGTCGAAAAGCGCGTCCGGACAAGGGGATTCAATCCGTTTTTCGGGCCGGGACCGAACGATCCGTTCCACGATTTTTTTGAGCGCTTCGGCATGCCGGAAAGCGAGCGCATGCAGCGTGGCCAAGGCTCCGGATTCATCATGAGCAAGGATGGCTACATCATCACGAACAACCACGTCATCGCGGACGCGGACAAGGTTTCCGTGAAGCTGCACGATGAGCGCGAGTTTGAGGCGACGGTCATCGGCGCGGATCCCAAGACGGACGTGGCGCTCATCAAGATCAAGGATCCGGAGGCTCTGCCGGTGCTGCCGCTTGGCGATTCGGACGGCCTGGAGATCGGCGAGTGGGTCGTGGCGATCGGCAATCCGTTCGGCCTCGAGCACACCGTCACGGCGGGCATCGTTTCGGCCAAGGGCCGCGTGCTCGGCGGGCCGTACGACTCGTTCATCCAGACCGATGCGTCGATCAACCCCGGCAACTCGGGCGGGCCGCTCATCAATACGCGCGGCGAGGTTATCGGCATCAACACGCTGATAAACGCCTCGGGCCAGGGCATCGGTTTTGCGATTCCGATCAATCTCGCGCGCGGAATCGTCGAGCAGCTTCAAAACGAAGGCAGCGTGACGCGCGGCTGGCTTGGCGTGGCCATTCAGCCGATCCGCGACGAGATGGCCGGCGCGCTCGGGCTGGCTTCGACCGACGGCGCGTTGATCGGCCAGGTCTACGAGGATTCGCCGGCGAAGAAGGCGGGCCTGCGTCGCGGAGATGTCATCACGAGTTTTGACGGGCAAAAGGTCGACTCCTCGCGCGATTTGCCGTCGATCGTCGCGAACACGGCGGTCGGCAAAACGGTCGATGTCGAGGTCGTCCGAGACGGCAAGGCGAAGACGGTGCGCATCGAGGTCGGCCGCATGCCCGACGAAACGACGCCGGCCGCGATGAGCGAGGACGAGGAAAAGTCGATCGGCCTGTCCGTGCGCGACGTGCCGGTCGAGATGGCGGGCGAGCTTGGCGTGGCGCCGGGGCAGGGTGCGATCGTCACGGACGTGCAGCCCGGATCGGCCGCGGACGAGGCCGGCCTTCGCCGCGGCGATGTCATCCTCGAGGTCGCGCAAAAGCCGGTCAGCGGCGCGGGCGAATTCGTCGAGGCGATCCGCAACGCGGAAAAGGGGAAAGCGGTCCTGCTGCTGATCCAGCGCGAGTCCGACACGCTATTCACGACGATCACGAAGGAGTGA
- a CDS encoding DUF3800 domain-containing protein → MDESGVEQRNAGSNHFIVLGLAVPISRWKEFDKQIETIKARHALDNVEIHTAWVARRYREQEAIHDFESLSAEQRREAVWSEAKRRSGELGIGGNMAKIKSYRREYRAIAPYVHLTRDERQIALADLAREIGLWSELRVFAEAISKPDFNWQGTASPYEIAFEQIISRFDIMLANFNLNGLIIADNNDTAAPRLTRLCRLFHERGTFYREIRQVIETPLFVDSALTTMIQMADLCAYALRRYIENEEDDLWRHIEPRVDRRGTQLVGLRHFTGRRKCRCPLCIAHGRR, encoded by the coding sequence TTGGACGAATCCGGCGTCGAGCAACGAAACGCGGGGTCAAATCATTTCATCGTTTTGGGCTTGGCGGTCCCGATCTCTCGATGGAAGGAATTCGACAAGCAGATCGAGACGATCAAAGCGCGACATGCGCTGGACAATGTTGAGATCCATACGGCATGGGTCGCGCGGCGTTACCGCGAACAGGAAGCGATCCACGATTTTGAATCGCTGTCGGCCGAACAACGGCGTGAAGCCGTTTGGTCAGAAGCCAAGCGCCGATCGGGCGAACTGGGCATCGGCGGCAACATGGCGAAGATAAAATCGTATCGGCGCGAGTACCGCGCGATCGCCCCCTACGTCCATCTGACCCGGGATGAACGCCAAATAGCCCTGGCGGATTTGGCCCGCGAAATCGGTCTATGGAGCGAGCTTCGTGTGTTCGCCGAAGCGATCAGCAAGCCCGACTTCAACTGGCAGGGAACCGCCTCCCCCTACGAAATCGCGTTCGAGCAGATCATCTCCCGATTTGACATCATGCTCGCCAACTTCAACCTTAACGGCCTGATCATCGCCGACAACAACGACACGGCCGCGCCGCGGCTAACCCGTCTTTGCCGGCTGTTTCACGAGCGCGGGACGTTTTACCGCGAGATTCGCCAAGTCATCGAAACGCCACTATTCGTCGACAGCGCGCTGACCACAATGATCCAGATGGCCGATCTTTGCGCATACGCACTACGTCGATACATCGAAAACGAAGAGGACGATCTTTGGCGACACATCGAGCCTCGCGTCGACCGCCGGGGTACGCAGTTGGTGGGTCTAAGGCATTTCACGGGCAGGCGGAAATGCCGGTGTCCCCTCTGCATTGCACACGGCCGACGATAG